Genomic DNA from Desulfonema ishimotonii:
CAGATGCTGATCGGCATGAAAAATTAAAAAAAGCTATGACTTCAGACTTGAAGTCTGAACTCCGCAAAACCCAAATTCAAACTGAATCACAGATGAAATTCGCCATTATCTGAAAGGCGTTCAGGCTTAAAGTCTGAACGCCGGATAATGGGGTTTTCACGCCGGACAGCCCGTTTCTGCCCCTTTCCAAAGCGGTGCGGAATATTTTTTAAACGGCTTCCTTCTGTAAATAATCCTGTGATACGCACTGAATCCGGTTTTCTGACAATGTGAAATCAGGTGGCTGAATCGTCAGAAAACAGGCCGTCACAGAATTATTTACAGGTATAACAGCTTTTAAGAAGCAGATACGCGGACGTCCTTCGGAAGCCAGAGGATGCCCCGTGAAACGGAACAATGTATGAAGGTCGGATCAGAAGAATGGACAGAGACCATCCGGTCCTGCGCTGCGACATTCGGCATCGCAGTGGACCGGGAACAGGGCGCGCTGTTCGCGCGGCACGCCCGTGAGCTGCTTAACTGGAACCGCAAAACCAACCTGACGGCCATCACCGATCCGGCAGAGATGGCACTCAAGCATTTTGCGGATTCGATCATTCCGGTTCAATGGCTTCCCAAAGGGGCCAGAGTGCTGGACATCGGCGCGGGCGGCGGATTTCCGGGAATTCCGCTGAAAATCATGGACCCGTCGCTCTCCCTGACACTCATTGACGCCGTGCGCAAAAAGGCGAGCTTTCTTAAATTCGTCATCCGTGCCCTGAGACTGGAGGGCATTGAGGCGCATCACATGCGGGCCGAGGAGATGGCCGGACGCCCGGAATTTGAAAACGGCTTTGACGTGGTGGTCTGCCGGGCGCTGTCGGCCCTGGATGACTTTGCCCGGCTGGCCCTGCCGCTGCTCAGAACGGATGGCCTGATGATCGCCCTGAAGGGGAATATTACGGATGAGGAGATCGAAGCGGCCCGGAGGTCTGGGCCGGAGGGGCTGCATGTGGAAGTGTCCCGATATGTCCTGCCGGTCCTCAATGCGGAGCGGGGGATCATCATCATGCGCCGGAACCGGTGACCGTTTCAGATCACCGGCGGAGGGATTCGGTGCAGGCGTCCTGAAATCGGCGTCAGCGGCAGGGCGGCAGATCCCCCGGCCCTCTGGTGGGCAGCGCCGATCGTCCCATCAGATATATGTCCGCACTGCGGGCGGCCTCCCGCCCCTCGGAGATGGCCCATACAATCAGGGATGCGCCCATGCTGGCATCTCCGGCAGCAAAGACGCCCGGTCGGTCTGACATGTGGCTGGCATCGGTGCGGATATTGCCCTGCTCGTCCGGCGTCAGTCCGTACTGCGTCACAAGGGTGTCCGTCTCCGGCCCTTCAAATCCGATGGCGAGCAGCACCAGGTCCGCAGGCCACGTCCGCTCCGTCCCCGGAACCGGTTTCATAACCGGCTTTTTCCGGCCTGCCACCGACTGCGGCCTCAGATCAAGGGTGATCACATTTTCCACCCGCCCCCCATGGCCGACAAATGCCTTTGCCATCAGGCCCCAGTGGCGTTCACACCCCTCTTCGTGGGACGGAGTGGTCCGCAGCCGGTCCGGCCAGCAGGGCCACGGCTGATCTTCAGGGCGCGCTTCCGGCGGTTCGGGATATTTGATGAAATTGAGGATCTGTTTCGCCCCCTGCCGGGCGCAGTTGCCGATACAGTCACTGCTGGTGTCGCCCCCGCCGATGACCACCACGTTTTTACCGGCTGCCGATATCTCGGATATGCCCATCACGGCAAGATCATCCCCGGCCACCCGCCGGTTCTGCCGGGTCAGATAGGCCATTGCAAAGTGAACGCCGTCCAGTTCCCGACCCGGAACCGCCATATCCCGGGGCCGGGTAGCCCCGACGCAGATAACCACGGCGTTGAAATCCGCCAGATCCTCTGCCGTCACGTCCGTGCCCACATGAACCCCGGTCCTGAAACCGATGCCCTCGGCCTCCAGGATCGCCAGCCGCCGGTCAATGATGCCCTTATCCATTTTGAAATCCGGGATGCCGTACCGGAGCAGGCCGCCGGACCGGTCGTCCCGCTCAAAAACCGTGACCGTGTGTCCGGCCCGGTTCAGCTGCTGGGCGCACGCCAGTCCCGCAGGCCCGGAGCCGATCACGGCAACGGTTTTACCGGTTCGCCGCGCCGGGGGTTCGGGAACCACCCAGCCCTGTTCAAAGGCGTATTCGATGATCTCCTTTTCGATCTGCTCAATGGTCACAGCCGGTTCGCTGATGGCCAGCACACAGGCCTCTTCACACGGGGCCGGACAGAGGCGTCCGGTGAATTCCGGAAAATTGTTGGTCCGGTGGAGCAGCCGGATGGCGTCCCGCCACTGCCCCCGGTAAACCCGGTCGTTCCAGTCCGGGATCAGGTTGCCCAGCGGACACCCCGAATGACAGGTGGGCACGCCGCAATCCATGCACCGGGCGGCCTGGGAGATGAGCGTCTCCTTTGGGAAGGGCAGGTAAATCTCCCTGTAATCCCTGATGCGTTCTTCCACCGGGCGTTTCCGGGGCAGGATGCGGGTAAATTCCTTGAATCCGGTTATTTTTCCCATGAAAAACTCACTTTCGGTTACCTCTCGGACCCGTTGCGGGCCATGCGCTCCAGGGCCTTTTTGTAATCCACCGGCATGACCTTCACGAATTCGGGTAATGTGGCCGACCAGTTATCGAGAATTCGGCAGGCCACGCGGCTTTCCGTGTACACCCGATGGCGTTCGATCATCTCCCGCAGTGTCCGGATGTCGTCCGCATCCCTCACCGCTTCCAGGGCCACCATCTCCGTGTTGCAGCGATGCCGGGCAAATTCCCCCGACGTGTCCAGCACATAGGCGACCCCGCCGCTCATCCCTGCCGCGAAGTTCCGGCCCACCGGCCCCAGTATGACGACACATCCGCCGGTCATGTACTCGCATCCGTGATCGCCCACCCCCTCGGCCACAGCCCGGACGCCGCTGTTTCGCACACAGAAGCGCTCACCGGCCCGCCCGCTGATGCAGGCCTCTCCGGCGGTCGCGCCGTAAAAGGCCACATTGCCGATAATAATATTCTCCTCCGGTGCAAAGGCCGCCCCGTCGGGGGGGCGGATGGTCAGCTTTGCGCCGGAAAGCCCCTTTCCGAAATAATCGTTGGCATCGCCCCGCACATGGAAGGTCAGCCCGCGTGCGCCAAAGGCGCAGAAGCTCTGCCCGGCAGAGCCCTCTGCCCGGACTGTGATGGTATCATCCGGCAGACCGTCTCCGCCGTACCGCCGGGAGATTTCATAGCTGAGCAGGGTTCCCACTGTCCGATGCACATTGCGGAGGATCAGATTCATCTTCACTTTTTTGCGCATCTCCAGCGCCGGGCCTGCCTGCCGGATCAGTTCGTTGTCCAGGACCTTCTCAATGCCGTGATCCTGAAAAGTGACCTGACAGGCCGGTCCCAGCTCAGGCGGCGCCGGGCGGTGCAGAATTTCAGATAAATCGAGTCTCCGCGCCTTCCACTGTTCCGGGATAACCGCTTCAAGCCGGTCCGTCCGGCCCACCATCTCATCAACCCTGCGGAATCCGAGCCGGGCCATGATCTGCCGGAAGTCCTCGGCCAGAAACCGCATCAGCCGGATGACATGCGCCGGCTTCCCGGTGAACTTTTTACGCAGCTCCGGGTCCTGGGTGGCAATGCCTACCGGGCAGGTGTTGAGGTGGCACACCCGCATCATAATGCACCCCAGAGCCACCAAAGCCACCGTCCCGAATCCGAATTCCTCGGCCCCCAGCAGGCAGGCAACGGCAATATCGCGCCCGGTCTTCATCTGGCCGTCACATTCCACCCGGATGCGGCTGCGCAGCCCGTTGAGTACCAGCGTCTGATGGGTCTCCGCCAGCCCCAGTTCCCAGGGCAGGCCGCCGTACCGGATGGCGGTCTGAGGCGATGCGCCCGTGCCGCCCGAGGCGCCGCTGATGAGTATCAGATCGGCTTTTCCCTTGGCCACCCCTGCCGCCACCGTGCCCACGCCCACTTCGGAAACCAGCTTGACGTTGATTCGCGCCGACGGGTTGGCATTTTTCAGATCGTGGATGAGCTGGGCCAGATCCTCGATGGAGTAGATGTCGTGGTGGGGCGGCGGCGAGATCAGCCCCACCCAGGGCGTGGCATGGCGAGTTTCAGCAATCCACGGGTAGACCTTGAAGGCGGGTAGCTGGCCGCCCTCCCCGGGCTTGGCCCCCTGGGCCATCTTGATCTGCAGGTCTGTGGCATTGGCCAGGTAGTGGCTCGTCACGCCGAACCGGCCCGATGCCACCTGCTTGATGGCGCTGTTGCGCCAGTCGCCGCCGGGGTCCGGGAGAAACCGGTCCGGGTCTTCGCCCCCCTCGCCGCTGTTGCTCCTGCTGCCGATGCGGTTCATGGCAATGGCCAGGGTTTCATGGGCCTCTTTGCTGATGGAGCCATAGGAGATGGCTCCGGTCTTGAACCGTCTGACGATGTCGGTCCACGGTTCAACTTCGTCCAAAGGCACCGGAACGGCGTCCGTTCTGAATGCCATCAGGCCCCGGATGAAGCCCTCTTCCCGGCTCTGGCGGTTGACAATTCCGGTATACGCATCCCATGCAGGCTGATCCCCGGTGCGCACGGCCTGCTGAAGCCGGGCGATCATCTCCGGGCCGTACTGATGGGCTTCCCCGCCACGGCGCCACTGATATTTTCCCCCGGGGTCCAGTCCCTCCGAACCGGGAATGCGCACCGCCGGAAAGGCCTGTTCATGGCGCATCCGGGTTTCCTGGTCAATCACCTTCAGCCCGGCACCGCCCAGACGGGAGACGGTCCCGGTAAAACAGGTTCTGACCACCGCCTTGCTCAGCCCGATGCACTCGAAAATCTGTGCCCCGCAATAGCTCTGAAGGGTGGAGATGCCCATCTTGGCCATGACCTTGAGGATGCCCGTATCAATGGCCCGGATGAAATTTTGTACCGCCGTCTCCGGGTCCGTCCCCTTCAGCATTCCGTTTTCAGCCATCCCGCGAAGCGATTCATATGCCAGATAGGGGTTGACGGCATTGGCCCCGTACCCCAGCAGACAACAGAAATGATGTACCTCTCTGGCCTCGCCTGTCTCTGAAATCAGGCCGCACCGGGTTCTCAGCCCTTCCCGGATGAGATGATGGTGGACCGCGCCCGTTGCCAGAAGGGCCGGGATGGGGAGGTGATCGCGGCCCGCG
This window encodes:
- the rsmG gene encoding 16S rRNA (guanine(527)-N(7))-methyltransferase RsmG codes for the protein MKVGSEEWTETIRSCAATFGIAVDREQGALFARHARELLNWNRKTNLTAITDPAEMALKHFADSIIPVQWLPKGARVLDIGAGGGFPGIPLKIMDPSLSLTLIDAVRKKASFLKFVIRALRLEGIEAHHMRAEEMAGRPEFENGFDVVVCRALSALDDFARLALPLLRTDGLMIALKGNITDEEIEAARRSGPEGLHVEVSRYVLPVLNAERGIIIMRRNR
- a CDS encoding glutamate synthase subunit beta; protein product: MGKITGFKEFTRILPRKRPVEERIRDYREIYLPFPKETLISQAARCMDCGVPTCHSGCPLGNLIPDWNDRVYRGQWRDAIRLLHRTNNFPEFTGRLCPAPCEEACVLAISEPAVTIEQIEKEIIEYAFEQGWVVPEPPARRTGKTVAVIGSGPAGLACAQQLNRAGHTVTVFERDDRSGGLLRYGIPDFKMDKGIIDRRLAILEAEGIGFRTGVHVGTDVTAEDLADFNAVVICVGATRPRDMAVPGRELDGVHFAMAYLTRQNRRVAGDDLAVMGISEISAAGKNVVVIGGGDTSSDCIGNCARQGAKQILNFIKYPEPPEARPEDQPWPCWPDRLRTTPSHEEGCERHWGLMAKAFVGHGGRVENVITLDLRPQSVAGRKKPVMKPVPGTERTWPADLVLLAIGFEGPETDTLVTQYGLTPDEQGNIRTDASHMSDRPGVFAAGDASMGASLIVWAISEGREAARSADIYLMGRSALPTRGPGDLPPCR
- the gltB gene encoding glutamate synthase large subunit; this encodes MRPEYPQYPSPVPQGLYDPRCEHDACGVGMYCNIRGKKSHSVVRNALRILVNLSHRGAAGCDESTGDGAGILIQMPHNFLQKTCDGFALPEAGRYGCGLVFLPKDDRQRRWCMRRFESVIWEAGQIVLGWRKVPVRNDALGDLARTAEPEIRQIFVGRNSETGNGRNFERTLFIIRKHAEKTVRDSDLPDKADFHVPSLSCRTLVYKGMFLARQLAPYFPDLTDPAMTSALALVHQRYSTNTFPEWRLAQPFRYLCHNGEINTLRGNINRMNARQHMFGPDRLGPDISKLLPIATPGGSDSAILDNVTELLCHTGRSLPHAMMMLIPEAWQNHETMSDTRKAFYRYHACLMEPWDGPAAVFFTDGILAGAVLDRNGLRPARYTVTGDGFLIMASETGVLPVDPARVTHKGRLEPGRMFLVDTARGRIIDDDEIKNEVSQRKPYRRWLDRNLLRVDDLPEPAHVPETGLTTLLTRQQVFGYTEEDLRIILEPMGAEGKEATGSMGDDIPLAILSGRPRLLCDYFRQLFAQVTNPPLDPIREALVTSLTTTIGAEKTLFEESAEHCRQLELASPVLTNHQLARIRGAQLRGIRSRTFPICYPATAGERGLREETDRLREAAARAVRDGTEILILSDRGAGRDHLPIPALLATGAVHHHLIREGLRTRCGLISETGEAREVHHFCCLLGYGANAVNPYLAYESLRGMAENGMLKGTDPETAVQNFIRAIDTGILKVMAKMGISTLQSYCGAQIFECIGLSKAVVRTCFTGTVSRLGGAGLKVIDQETRMRHEQAFPAVRIPGSEGLDPGGKYQWRRGGEAHQYGPEMIARLQQAVRTGDQPAWDAYTGIVNRQSREEGFIRGLMAFRTDAVPVPLDEVEPWTDIVRRFKTGAISYGSISKEAHETLAIAMNRIGSRSNSGEGGEDPDRFLPDPGGDWRNSAIKQVASGRFGVTSHYLANATDLQIKMAQGAKPGEGGQLPAFKVYPWIAETRHATPWVGLISPPPHHDIYSIEDLAQLIHDLKNANPSARINVKLVSEVGVGTVAAGVAKGKADLILISGASGGTGASPQTAIRYGGLPWELGLAETHQTLVLNGLRSRIRVECDGQMKTGRDIAVACLLGAEEFGFGTVALVALGCIMMRVCHLNTCPVGIATQDPELRKKFTGKPAHVIRLMRFLAEDFRQIMARLGFRRVDEMVGRTDRLEAVIPEQWKARRLDLSEILHRPAPPELGPACQVTFQDHGIEKVLDNELIRQAGPALEMRKKVKMNLILRNVHRTVGTLLSYEISRRYGGDGLPDDTITVRAEGSAGQSFCAFGARGLTFHVRGDANDYFGKGLSGAKLTIRPPDGAAFAPEENIIIGNVAFYGATAGEACISGRAGERFCVRNSGVRAVAEGVGDHGCEYMTGGCVVILGPVGRNFAAGMSGGVAYVLDTSGEFARHRCNTEMVALEAVRDADDIRTLREMIERHRVYTESRVACRILDNWSATLPEFVKVMPVDYKKALERMARNGSER